CTGAGGCATCCCCGTCCATGGCATGAATACTCCGAGAATTAGCATAAGACAGAATAAAATTACGAGGCCAGTGCGgctaaatattgaaatttgcCTTTGGGAATTAGAGGAATAGCGAGGCGATAAAGGGTATGGATCGGAgagtgaagtttggagagttctTTGGTGCAAAGATGGCATTGTGTGGTAAATCTATTTACAGGCGAGAAAGGATTTGAAGcggaattttatttgaaaaggtTGATTGGATCGCGTACTGTATTAGAAATCAACTATCGGATCTGTGATTTTGTTCATGGAATGCCGAGTCAGAAACAATGGAGAAGGTAAACGAGGATCGGGTTGTCGGTTTTGCTTCCAGTTATCCGCGTGGAGCAGTACAGAACGCTAGAACAAGCCAAGAATATGAATCCCGCACGTGCTGAGCGCATGCCATTAAGCATTTTTTCGTTTTATCAGAATGTCATGAGCATTAACTAAACTTAAAAATGTAAATTCCTCTcgcttgtttctttttttttttttttaactcacggtaaatattatttacttgtatatttgtagaaaataatttatatttatatttaaaaattattttttaaaaaaatattttttatataaaatcatttatttttattatttaattttaattgtaaaaataaaatttattaaaaaatttatatataaatattttaataaaaatattaaaattcaaaaaataattttttatttaaaaaaatgattttcttttaaatgaattattttttatttaattaaaaaatactttttattaattaaaattttaaaatttttaaatattaaaaaatataaatttccttaaaaaatatttttcataaagtaAAACCTTAATCACATGATAAAACGCTCCTTTTttactatttcaaaaaaaaaaacaaggctccttttttaattaattcatataCCGACGTAAATCGTTTGAGAAACTGCGAATGTATTTAGACCGTGGGTCGAGCTTTTTCCGTCATCGTAAACCTCATTGGACGTGCCCCACGGCCCAGCAACATTAGGTGGTGCTATataaaactcaatttttcttTGAATCTTATGCCCTTCAAAAGGAGGGTTTTCTCAAAAAGAAATGAGGAGCTTTTTAAGGTTTCAAAATCTTAAATTGTTAGGAAGAGTTTGAtgtattttagaaatttttatttttaatttattaaattgatagtttaagaaaattttctctttaaaatctttaaaaacaaTGTTCCtctcaaataataaataattattaagaaTATGAAAAACTTTATCTCATTCCAGATCTTACTtcataaaatatgataaaatcaGAAATCTAACTTGTTTCAATACTTTCTctgaattttcaattttatatttaaatcttaCCTTACTCGGTAATTACAAATGGCATTTGGAAAGGATTATAATCTTCCTTTCCTCGCTTTTAGAACTGCTGGCTTGGGTGGTTTGAGGGGGAGGGCTATTCTATGACTGTGTCAGAGGAAATAATGACTGTACTCGATGGTAGGTTGGATAGAAAACATTTCTAAGCGAGGAAATACACGAGGAGAAGAGGAATTAAAAAGAAGGGTAATGATAAACAAATGTACGATAAAAAGTAAAACcaaaatcttaaaaaaaaaatcgatgattactttgttttttatttatagtttattccttttatattatttatagttCTTAACAAACTTCactaattatgataaaaattccCTTTAATGAAACTaaaacccataaaacaactgcACGAGCGACCTCTCAAGTTGCAGATGTGCAGTTCACTTGCTCAATTAACAAACTTCTCAACAAAATGGCCCGAGTCAGACACAGGCAGTCACGTCCATTAGTTTGCAATCTGAGACATCTTGGCCTCTTCCATCTTTGTATTCATTATTTGGCATCCCTCGTTCATGCCTAGACTGTTTAGCATCTAGGAAATTTCAATCAACCTCGTTTTCAAGACATTTATCATAAAATACCCTTAAATGAACCAAGAACAACAAATTCTCTACTTGTAGCAAGCTCCGTTAGAATcaaatgagaaaagaaaaaaagaaagagaaacaaaatacaaaaaaaaaaagtgaaacaaAGCCGTACCTAATTGCATCAAGAAATAATTGCACTGATAGATTAGCAGCTATATCATCTATAAAGCAAACTGATGAATCCATATAGCTTGCAAATGAAATAGCAAATATAATCAAAACTGAACGCTATAGACATGATATAATGCTAAGAGATTACAAATGGTTTCAAAAAGCTTATACAACATCTCTGAATGGAACATATCAGGACAAACACTGAATCTGATCTTAAGAGTGATACATAATTTTGTGATATTGGTCTCAACTACCTGAAACAATGTTACCTTGAACTATCAATATCTTCATTATTCAGAATTATCAACAACCCATAATTATTAGCATTAGCATTATAAACAAATTATTAGCATCACCTTATTCCATGATATAGCTCATTATTAGAATCAGGTGTAAGAATTTGGATGGATATATATTTTGAGCAATTAATTTTTAGTGACCACAGAAAGAGGGCTTTGTCGACAGGCACTGGAGACATGTATTGCCAGCTCAATGGATGTAAAAACGATGAAAGCAGGGGGGCACAAATAATTTGCTTCTTGAGGCTTAAGCATTCATGAGACAGGACCAGCCCTCCGTTTTGGTGTTTTCTGTTTAACAAAAAAAGCAGATAGCACGCTTTTACTGCGAGTAGGAGCATGTACCACCTCACGCCTTGGGCTATCAAATGACCTGAATGCTGTCAATGGTTTAGAACTCTCCAGTGGTTCCTGCAAAAGGAAACTACTGTAAGCTCTCTTTTCCACAAACACTGGTTTCAGggatgactgattatggaataTACAGCCACATAATCTATTAACCAAGCGAACAATCCAAACTGTATTCATTCCAAAAGCATATAGAGGAAGGAGGAAATCCCACAGCAATTATATTCTCAATCAACGGGCAGAGATAATGAGAATTTCTCAATCAGTGGAATAAGAAGAGTATCTTTAACATAGAGATTAGTCCGCAGAAACAAGTAAACAATAATCAGCTAAAGACAACTCCATGAATATAGCATATCCTATTGTCAAATACACAATCATTCAAAGCAATATTCCTATAGTAGTTTCCATAAAGACGATCTTGCAGAGACACCCAGATGcatttcttttgtctgctacaTGAACACATGTCAACAGGCAATTACAAAATTTGCAATCCTCAAGCATCCTAATTCCTATGAATATAAACTAGcagataaaataaatcaaatcagTAGCTGAGGATGCTTCAAGTTGCTTTATCTCAAGTCTAGATGAATTCCTAATTTCAAACATAAGTACTTCATAATCTCAAGTAATCATTAAATCATCAATTAAAATTCTCAGTTTGAAACATTTCATGTTCCACTTCTTTGAAAGTTGAAAGATCACCAATCTTCATGGAGCTTACACATATCAACATACTATGCTAGAAACGAAAAATAAAGTAATATGCTGCACACCTCTGTCCAAGTCATGTGGCATTAACCAAGATATCTAGACTTAAAGAGGCCCGGCTCTTTGAAATTCCAAATTCAAAAAACATCATAGTTGCATGCACACTACTTTTACTTATAAGTTTGTTCTTACTTCAGATAGAAATTAGAGCAATAACCAATCCATCAAAGGTACATGAAGTTCCTCAATATGCATCATGTTTAATTGAAGACAACCAAAACCATGATTTAATTCCAGATTAACAATGAGAAGTTTGTATGCAGGTCCAGAGTAGAGTATGGCCTTATCCTATCCTTACATATGAAATTGGCTAGATAAAGGACAAAGGCAGCATTATTATACCCACAAAAATCACTTAAAAGCTGGATCCTTTTGAAGGTTGCAGCAATAACAAAAGAATGGAACAGCTTCCCATGATTTGCAATTGCAGTGGGTGAATAATATGTCTCATATTATATGGCATAATTTGCCAAGCAACTCCAGTCATCTGGATTAAAACTCACAAAAATTATCATGCTTAGATTTAGGATGAAGACTTTCCATAGCCAGAACTCATCCACCATTTGTTAGCTGTACTCAGACACATAGGACAAAAGAAAGGTAGAAAGAATGAAAACAGTTAAATCCATTTGGTGGGTGAGCATGAATTACCAAGGTATTGACCCTTTAAGAAAAAGGCACTCACCCAAATGGATTAAAGGAAATCAAGAAAAAAACAATAAACAAATcttaagcaaaaaaaaaaaagccaattaaaggtttataaaataatttgacttcctttttatttgttatattgatatttcttttaatattcaACCATATACTTGAAAGAATGTCAGTCATGTCAGTGCTCTTGCTGATTTTGACATTACCCTGCATGTGACACCAAATGTTTGCATGATTACACCAGATGCAAGACTTGCGGTTGATACCTGAGCAAGAACTCCTGATGGTCTTCTCCATGTACTCTCTTTACCTGATAGCATAAGATCCAATTAGAGAATGTCATAATTCCCATATCCAATTTATCCACCAAGTGCAGAACAAATTAAAGTCACGGAATACTGTTTATCTTATACAAACCCAATAGTTGGAAAACTGCAGAAGATTTCCCAGAATCTTTTGTGTCTTCAGCACTGCATGATAAGGATATGTCAAATGATTTTGCATCTCAAACACCCATTGTTGGCAGACGGAATAGATACATAAACAGAAAAGCAGAGCTTTATCCTTTATTAAATGCCATGCAAGTGTTTTATAGATTAACCTCATCACAGTTTGTGAAGTCCCTTTCAATGTAGACTTGGTCTCGGAGGCTAAGTGCCAGGAAAGAGTTGTTGAAGTTGGGGAACCTGTCTTAACACTCGTTGATCAGCCATTTGATACTCTTACCAAGAAATGCtgaaataaaatgttaaaaaaccAATAATAAAAACGATACGAAGTAAGTTCCCTGCTGAAAAACCCTATACCTGAAGGCTGGAGATGAGATCTAGCATGAAGTGGATTTTGCCTTGCAGCAGTCTGAACGCGAGGACTAAAGTGTACCTTCTTGTTCACAGAATCTAAGATAAGCAGAGAAGCAAAGCAAAAAAGGAGtgaggaaaaaaattatatctccCAAGATCAATTAGTACGTATGCAAGAAGCTAAAAGTAACTAGTCTTACTTGGTAATATATAATGTTTGTGATGTCTGGGGATGAATGCCAACAACTGCTGCCGCCTAAGGCCTTCCTCATCCGAGTATGCTTGGCATGTAAGAAGTTGCTGAAAATTAAGAAACAAAATGAATTGAGGTCCATCATTTTGTTTTTATAAGATATTCAGACAGACATGGAAAAAAATACCTGATTTAGACAAGAAATGTTTAACTCCATCATTGAGACATCTAAAGTATGTTTCTCAAGAAGGTCCGTTAACTTGTAAGCCACGGTGCCAAGATGATCAACAGCATTAACAAGAGCTTGTACAACATAATCTTTCAGGTTGTCCAGCACCCTGTTCcatgaaaacaagaaaaatttCAAGCATGAGCAGAAAATAGATATCTGTAGTCCACATGAAGAAGACATGAGGTTATACTGGCTCATTGAAGTCGCATTAAACACCCATGGCTCAGGCATAAACCTCTAAATAGAGAGGATGAAACAAGTCTTGCTAATCCATCCATGAGTTCAAGCCCAGTTTTCTTTCCCATTATCAACTCCAGAAATATTATTCTGAATAAATGTGCATTGACCTCTATAAGTATAGACTCTAGGGGTGTTTGGATGAGCAATTGGAAACCAACAGTTAGTGGTTATTCTCACAAGCACTACTTAAGGGCATTTGGATAAGTTATCAGTTGGGCGAACTCTTAAATTCCAACGGTTGGCAGCTCAAAATCATAACTAACATACTAAGTATTGAGATTTCTAATCGTTGGCATTTGGGACTTTGACTTCCAACTACTAGCTTCCGATAACTGAAATTTAAGACCACCCACAATAGTGAAGAACAACTATCAATCCAACAGGCTCCTATTGATTCCTTATATTGCATATCCTAACTTAAAAAAGATGGATATAAAGATCCTCAAACTTGTACTATGGTACAGTAAGTGGTTTTTGAAAAGTTTCAAGTGTTCACTATCCAATCTATGGATTAAACGTATAATTTCTTAAAACTGTGTTAATATAACTATACAATTAAATTAACTCAGTTGGTATCATAGTCTTAAGGAACCTTTATAGTCATAAGTCACTCTTGCCCAGAAACACTCTCGTATAGCAATCCTAGTACAGGAAATGAACCATGCTTTCTCGATAACTTATAAATGAAGCTAAATGATGCAATGTACTATCAATTGAAATCCTAAGTGGAAGAAAGGCCTTACATCTGTTTTTGCTCACTATGAAGATAAGACTTCTCGCAGTACTCTGCAGCAGAATAAAGTTGAGGCCTCAAGTTTTTTAACTCCTGTAACACAATGCCACAACTATCATTTTACTACTTGCAATAAATTTGAACAGAACTAACTCTTACAAAACATTAGCTCCTGAACAGAGAGCTCTTCAATGAAACAGCTTATAGTTAACGAATAATATTCCAAATAtataacaaacaaataaaatacaTCTAAAAACAACGAGTTGACTAAGCTGAGCTGAATTTCTGCTTTCTCCACAACAGATAAAACGTCTAAATCACGGAAATGAAAAGTCACTCAATGGCCAGCGATGGACACAAGCAGATCAGATCCAAATTTTGACAAACCTGCAAAGCTTTGACGAAGCTTTTACTGCGCTCCATGGAAACCTCATCGAAGGTCATGGCTGGATTATCGGGCAAGGTTTGCTCCAATTCCATTTTTCTCAGCTCTTAAAAGCATAAGTTAAGAATTCCTGACAagaataaattgatatatacaAACCCTAGAggcaaaaaaattaaagagaagTTGAGGgactaatattatataaatgtgCAAGCATTAAGTAATATAGAAATGGTTAGGTTTGGGTTTGAGTTATGgtgagagagacagagagggAAGTGAAAAGTGAAAAGTGGGGGGAGATTGAGGGAGTGAGTGAAGTAGAAGCAATTCCAGACAGGTGAGTGGAAATTGTAATTTGGCGGAGTTAAATAGTTAATATCAAATAAACTGACATTCGCCTTGGGGAATGCTTTTATTTGGAGCGTTTATTGGAGCTTTGGTGGTCGACACTGAAAATATACATAGTTATTTTTATACGAcggtatattttaattttttaaattttagtataattagtatctcagaatttttttatttttataatttaatatttaaattattatatttttattccatctaaataaaaaaaattttatcttaaaatctattttaaaaaaaataaatattttaaattttataaacacCATTCTgtaactctctttctcttttctattttatctcgctcaaattttataatcttttcttttaatattcaataaaatttaaacacgATCTAACTAGGAGGCTTATTTCTTTAAAGTAGAGCATAGCAGCACCCGCGAAaccctcctctctctctcttcttttcaACGCCAAGACTcagtcttcttctttctctcttaTCCTTACTGTATTATTCTCTCTCTCCGCTTATTTCTTTATCGCCAAACAAATCTTTTTTTACATACACACAACATACTCAATTGCAGAGGCTTCACAAAGGTTGAGTGTAACTATCCATGAAAAGAATACTCACTTTTATCCCAGTTGAGAAATCTCCATAATCAATTATACCCACATAGAAAACTCTCACCTCTCtcttatttctttctttcttgaaTGCTGGATACAGCACCAATAACTATAGTCCTACACTTCCTACCACTAGTTATCTCAGTTCAGGtaactattttaatattatttacccATAATTATATTTGATGTGCTGGTTTATAAATCTATCTTGATTGCTTACTTTTTTGTGTTTCTCATCTAATTTGTGTAAATTTTTTATCTAAGTTTTATTTTACTGGTCCTAATAATTAAAGAAATGTTTATCATTTTTCTTAGCTTGAAATCGATTATTGTATTTCAAATGATATTAATTTATGCATTTTGGTATATGATTTGGCCATTTTATTGAATACTAGGTTGAGTGTAATTTCCACTTTTAGTAAATCAATATTGGTAATACTATGTTTTTGCTTGTATGACTTATTATTCAcgatctaaaattataatttcatgtgagttcttttaatttttccatttGAATTCATCTATTGCAATTGtttcatttgaaaacttttgcAATTATGCCGACAAGTAACCGAAGCTTTTGCAATTGACCGAAGCTTTTGCAATTATGCTGACAAGTAACTGAAACTTCTCTGTGAGTATATTGGCATAATTGCAGATGCTGCTACATTTTATCTTGAAGAAATCAGCCTtgtgtttaaaatttattcaagtttaaaatttattgaatattgAAATGAAAGATTATGGGATTTGAGAGACATAAATTGGGAAAGAGAAGGAAATTTAAGAAaggatatttataaaatttaagatatttatatctcatttttaataaattttaggaCGTAAAATCTtctgtttaaataaaattaaaatataaaatttaagtgtttgattttaaaaatagagaaattaatctgttaattatattaaaatttaagaattaaagtgtaatttatttatttatttttttaatttaaaactaagtTTGTTTGTTTAAGAAGATGGATCTGAAAGGACTATGTTAATCCGAGTTAAAAGCACCAAAATCTACATGGGCCTTAGTCTACTCTGGTAAAAATCATCGACCCTAATTTATACaaaatatttaatctaataaATGCATTCCGATATTAcacgtaaatattttttataaaacaaaaatatttagaacgtgattatttaataattactaaATTTTGTTTGAAAACAGGTATAGAAAGCATATTCACGCTCTGCACTTTGATTGAATTACAAAAGGCAACTCTTTGTTGTACAATTCTCTCCTCTCGCTCTCTCGTTCTCACTAGATAGAGTTTTTTTCTCCCTTTTCTTTTATATTCAGAGTCAatctctttgattttttttagctTTCCCTGTCTCATTTCCCATTTGAGTAGAAGAAGACTTTATCCCTTCATTTGGAGTTGTTTACCTCCCCACTGTAGGGTAGagcgtgtatatatatatatatatatttagtttcttttatgtttacagaTCCAGTTACTGAATAAAGGGTGTTATAGTTTAGAATTAATCACCATCAAAATCTAATTTTTTGAAAGCCTGAGTCTTTGTGGTTTTTATGCATGCAAgaggcaatttttttttttatttattttgaatcattgatATCTTAAATTTCACTATTTTGCAAATTTGTCTCTGCATATGGAAGGTTCTTATTTTAGTATTGATATGGAACATTTCATACGCAAGGTTCTTATTTTAGTATTGATATGGaacattttgaaatttaatagtTGATTTTTCTCCTTCTAGAAAGCTAACTTTTAAGGCATAATAACGTATTATTTAGATTATACTTTATATCTCCTTCCATAGTCTAGACATTAATATTAGTTATCACggtgaaaataaaactattaGAGTTTTCTTCCATTTAGAGTGTAATTTCGATTTTAATCATATATTTGGATTGTTTTTATTAAAGATTagtaatattcaatttaaaccaaaataattttttttaccgatcaattttaaaaattaaatttgattttattttttattcgatttgatttaattttaaatttataaaaaattaaatatttcaatttaattcggttttgaaaaaaaaaatttagttgaACCAAATTAACCAAATAAGTATTAATACTACGTCGTTTATTTGATACCTAACCTAATTTAAAAGACTAATCCAACACATATACGCTCTCCTCCGTCAATCCTCGACCTTGTGCATCTGTTCTATCACTCGATACTTCACGCGAGCGCGACTCCTTTGTCCTCTCCCTCCTCTCAATCAGTCTCCCACCAAATCTGTTTCCACTCCGTTGAGCGTTGATCAATCTCAGAGACCAAAAGAACCCATTAATTTATGCTTCCAGCCCTTGGCTCTGTCGATTGCTGTTGAAAAAGACTCAACTTTCTATCCCTTCACTGATTCATCTCATACCAATACCGCAGTCTATCACCTATCGCGGTTCGAGCAGACCATAAACCAATCGGTCTCCATAGTTGCTGTGTGCTGCTaaccattttttctttttaattttaacttatctattgaaaagtataaaaaagGAATTAatgattgaattgaattgaattaatttagtttaatttgatttttttttatttagttttattttgaaaaaaatttcaatttaatttttaattattttaatttaatttaattttaaatccaaCCAAATGCTTATAATTAATTCTTATATATGAAGGATCAATTGCTTCTCATACAACAAGTTCTAAATGATAGTAGTCTTGGATTTTGCTCTTTCCATACGATATTTAAAATCacaatatgataaaatattatagtTTAAATAATTGACTATTATACTGTATTGATAGTTTTTGGTTTctgtttaaatatataaattatttaaaatctgaTCGTATTGTGAGTTAATTTAAGGGTGTGATATGTTATATACAGATCTTGCAGTTACACTGATTTTTGAGATACAATGAGATATCCTACAGTTATAGAATCGACTTTTGAGCCATATAATTATTTGACACTTTGTGCCCTACAGTTATagtttttttatctaatttaacagtatcatttaaatttatatgagtcaacagaaaaataataaataaataaaagtagtaagagaaaataaaattttttatatgttgaagaaaaaggaagattCAACTTTCCATCTCTTCACTGGTTCAACTCATACCAATGCCGCAGTCTCTCAACTGTTGCCGACTAATTCTCTCTTGCAGACCATAAACCAGTGGGGTCTACTATTGACTGTAGAAGctaatcaattttttatatattttacttttactatTGAAAAgtctaaaaattgaattaatttattcaatcatattaaattaaatcgatttaattaaatttattgaaaagtctaaaaattgaattaattgattgaattgtatcaaattaaattgatttagttaaatttaatttttttttaattcagttgaatttctttaaaaatttttaatttaagttttaattattttattttaatttaattttaaatcgaacctaATGCCTTAtaattaattcttatgtatggaTGATCAATTGCTTCTCATACAACAAGTTCTAAATGGCAGTAGTCTTGGATTTTGCTCTTCTCCCAACAAGCTTagtattattttgtttttggcCTTAAGCCTTTTGTTTGAAGCTCATTATTTGATTCTTTTTACTACTTCTTGTTTTTAATTACCCATattcgacaaaaaaaaaaaaattccaatctATGGTGATGTAGTAATTCATCTTTCTCGCTCTTCAGGTAAACTGTTGTtgtgtttttttataaaaatggactgaaaataaaatttaccaaACATGGGCGAGAGGAAAAAAGATTATCAAAGAGGGGTGAATTTTGCCATGAAAGTAAAATTCCCCAGCTTTGCACTGTTATGCCCAGGAGCAAAGTTCAGCGTTTTCCATACAAGTATAAGCCAtgtaaaaaaaacaaattattaaaGTTAAGGTTGATAGAGAACATTTATGCCACCGTATGGCTTGCGGCTGTGTTAAAGTAATTTAAGtatatatatcatttaatttttaaaattttaatatatgtactattatataaatattattgaaagatatatttattatattataaatagtaattataaaaatatattatattatattatattacattGTATGATATATTATGCCTTGTATCTGGTCTATAACCTGCTAGAAAACTGGAAAATTTCATCAAGCAAAACTTGTCCctctttaataaatatttctctaatttttacttagcaaattttct
The sequence above is a segment of the Manihot esculenta cultivar AM560-2 chromosome 5, M.esculenta_v8, whole genome shotgun sequence genome. Coding sequences within it:
- the LOC110614293 gene encoding protein ABIL1 isoform X2, with the protein product MELEQTLPDNPAMTFDEVSMERSKSFVKALQELKNLRPQLYSAAEYCEKSYLHSEQKQMVLDNLKDYVVQALVNAVDHLGTVAYKLTDLLEKHTLDVSMMELNISCLNQQLLTCQAYSDEEGLRRQQLLAFIPRHHKHYILPNSVNKKVHFSPRVQTAARQNPLHARSHLQPSGSPTSTTLSWHLASETKSTLKGTSQTVMSAEDTKDSGKSSAVFQLLGKESTWRRPSGVLAQEPLESSKPLTAFRSFDSPRREVVHAPTRSKSVLSAFFVKQKTPKRRAGPVS
- the LOC110614293 gene encoding protein ABIL1 isoform X1, whose product is MELEQTLPDNPAMTFDEVSMERSKSFVKALQELKNLRPQLYSAAEYCEKSYLHSEQKQMVLDNLKDYVVQALVNAVDHLGTVAYKLTDLLEKHTLDVSMMELNISCLNQQLLTCQAYSDEEGLRRQQLLAFIPRHHKHYILPNSVNKKVHFSPRVQTAARQNPLHARSHLQPSGSPTSTTLSWHLASETKSTLKGTSQTVMSAEDTKDSGKSSAVFQLLGKESTWRRPSGVLAQVSTASLASGVIMQTFGVTCREPLESSKPLTAFRSFDSPRREVVHAPTRSKSVLSAFFVKQKTPKRRAGPVS